The DNA segment TCTGAAAATCCCTGTAAACCCACTTTTGCCATGCGCTTCTTGAAGACGCCAGTAAAGAGTCTGAAGATACCAGGGAGCTTCGGATCTGCATTCTTCTTCAGCAAATTCAAACCAAAGAACGTATAAAAAACATGAACTTCCATGCCCATACTTGCCGCCGTACTTGCCAAAATCACAGACATCATTGCTTTGTCAAATGTATTTTCAGAGACAACCATCGTTAATTTCTTTGTATCTGCCAAATTAATCACCTCCACTACAAATTTTTCCACTCAAATCAATACACCAATACTGCCTTAGCTTCGCTGATTTCCTTAACTAAAGTCGGTGCATTTACGACGACAGCTCCTTCAATTAAATCCTCTGGTGCTATTCCACGTTTTTTCATGCACGGAGAACATACTAAGAGTCTGCCACCGCTGCTTAAGTAGGAATCGATCAGTTCATCGATTGGCGGAAAGCTAGACTCGCAGACCATCTTTGCGTATCCCTTCTTTGCAAGATAAACTCCCATTGACTGCAATGCAACAACTGGCTGCATTTCCGAGGCAACGGCCGTGACGGCAACAACGAAGGCAAGTGTCGCCTTCTCAGGGTTGTCCTCGGCGTGTGTCGCAATAATCAACAATTTTTCCAACCAAATCACCTCATTTCTTCTTGATTAAATATTTGTAAACTCCATTCTCCTCTTTCATATCGATAAGCTCGTTACCAGTTCTCTTACACCAAGCAGGCACATCTTCCTTTGACCCGACGTCA comes from the Methanomassiliicoccales archaeon genome and includes:
- a CDS encoding DsrE/DsrF/DrsH-like family protein, with amino-acid sequence MEKFVVEVINLADTKKLTMVVSENTFDKAMMSVILASTAASMGMEVHVFYTFFGLNLLKKNADPKLPGIFRLFTGVFKKRMAKVGLQGFSDQLKMAIELGANIYACSTTMELMQVKQEDLIGGVKILGAAAFLNIAADSDIQLFIG
- a CDS encoding sulfurtransferase TusA family protein yields the protein MKTEVLDCRGLMCPMPIVKLAKKIKEVESGTIIELVADDVGSKEDVPAWCKRTGNELIDMKEENGVYKYLIKKK
- a CDS encoding DsrE family protein, which translates into the protein MEKLLIIATHAEDNPEKATLAFVVAVTAVASEMQPVVALQSMGVYLAKKGYAKMVCESSFPPIDELIDSYLSSGGRLLVCSPCMKKRGIAPEDLIEGAVVVNAPTLVKEISEAKAVLVY